GCCGCAGGAGCAGCGGCACCTGGGCCTGGCCCAGCAGGAAATCATATTTGTGGCCACCCCTTCTCCTCATGGCGCTCCTTAACCATTTTCTGAAGGCGTTCCCGGCGTTGTTACCTTGGGTGCTCAAGGCAGCGGGACCGTTACGGCATGCCTGGTGGCGTTGGCGATTAACGCCGCCTACGGCTCCAGACCCAGTGACTCCAGACATGGTGCCGCAATCGTTACAGGGTTACACAGACCAACTTTTTTACCTGCCCGGCCAGATGGTGCAATTCCATTTGCGGGCCCTGCAACCAGGCAACCAACTCCTGCTACAGCATAGAACCTCCGCCCACTCCTGGCACTTGATAGCTGAGCATTCCTTTGATAAGATTCAACAGTCAGATACCTTAGACGAAGCTCAACAAGGCTGCCATTGGACTGTGGGGTGGTCGTTTGAGTTACCCGTTACTTTGCCCCAGGGTTATTACCGGGCGCTTCTGCTGAATGCAGAACTTGATTTATCTTCTGAGATTCATTTTCTGGTAGGCACAGCCGCGCCCTCGGGCAAAGTAGCGGTATTGGCGCCAGTCACCACCTGGCAGGCGTACAATGCCTACGGCGGCCAGTCTTTGTACCGAAACGCCTTTGCCCCAGAGCAGGTGACCTTGGTTTCTACGCTTCGGCCCAACACTGCACTCACCTACGCCAGAACCAACAGCCATCAGCATGACCTGCGCATTGAGACCAACATTTACCATTGGTTTGACGAGCGCTACCGGGCAGACCTCCTTCCTGATTATTGGCTGGAGGCGCATCCTGAGCAGTTGG
The nucleotide sequence above comes from Nibribacter ruber. Encoded proteins:
- a CDS encoding N,N-dimethylformamidase beta subunit family domain-containing protein, which produces MALLNHFLKAFPALLPWVLKAAGPLRHAWWRWRLTPPTAPDPVTPDMVPQSLQGYTDQLFYLPGQMVQFHLRALQPGNQLLLQHRTSAHSWHLIAEHSFDKIQQSDTLDEAQQGCHWTVGWSFELPVTLPQGYYRALLLNAELDLSSEIHFLVGTAAPSGKVAVLAPVTTWQAYNAYGGQSLYRNAFAPEQVTLVSTLRPNTALTYARTNSHQHDLRIETNIYHWFDERYRADLLPDYWLEAHPEQLASYQVLVLAYHAEYFSEAMYQTLQKLVWQQGKSLLSLGGNQVYWQVRWYQNFTQLECPKNGTFFQNSPKRGGLWRHSSLPESQLLGAQFTEAGMGTYAPYQVLAPDHWLFENCQVQAGQFFGEKGLDGLPLSGDETDTSTWSSPQNTIVLARGVNKAQASQETDIYEAADKNWNGAGGGEITFTPFSEQHAVLATGSIQSGAGLGIDKVFTQIIENFMQRYLHSATGNTSAAKTARAPVSGLTK